A single Defluviitalea saccharophila DNA region contains:
- a CDS encoding methyl-accepting chemotaxis protein, producing the protein MKKIETKIILLSLFNTFVLVLLLGAISLSLIIGTQNASLAVMEKSMRDSFDNLISTQVQNATSILQQYSDKVDKGEMTLEEAKKAAADMIREIRYGENGYFWIDTTEGVNVVLYGSKTEGTNRYEAQDSNGTYYIKEILKNGMQEGGGFSDYHFPKEGQTDPLPKRSYSLEFKPFGWVIGTGNYTDDIDAVINAKKVEMRSQISRQITILGVMSLLVGIIFVMVSVFVGKKISKPIKEASKIIEQISKGDLTVDMPSKYQKYKDEIGLISRSLQQMITTLRSMVQDIVTESNKSMEAVLEVDTNIDMLKGQIDEVASTTEEISAGMEETAASSEEMNATAVEIENAANSIALKAQDGARTVEEIRERASTLREKVLSSQDNAMNILEEAKLALEKAIEESKSVEQITALSNAILQITSQTNLLALNAAIEAARAGEAGRGFAVVAGEIGKLAESSGSTAMEIQEIIKTVQNSVNNLSSTSNKLMEFVSSDVKEDYGLMLEATDKYQNDAENVSDIITDFSATSEELLASIQNMMKAIEEIASATNEGASGITNVAENTAIIADKVTGIAEQTEEVKIGKEKLMKAVERFKLQ; encoded by the coding sequence ATGAAAAAAATTGAAACGAAAATCATACTACTGTCCTTGTTTAATACCTTCGTACTGGTATTATTACTGGGTGCCATATCCCTTTCACTGATTATCGGTACACAAAATGCGTCCTTAGCGGTGATGGAAAAAAGCATGAGAGACAGCTTTGATAATCTGATTTCAACTCAGGTGCAAAATGCTACCAGCATATTACAACAATATAGCGATAAAGTGGATAAAGGAGAAATGACCTTAGAAGAAGCCAAAAAAGCGGCAGCCGATATGATCAGAGAGATACGTTACGGTGAAAACGGCTATTTTTGGATTGACACAACTGAAGGGGTTAATGTAGTATTATACGGAAGCAAGACAGAAGGTACCAATCGTTATGAAGCACAAGACAGCAATGGTACCTATTATATCAAAGAAATACTAAAAAACGGAATGCAGGAAGGCGGCGGTTTTTCAGATTACCACTTCCCAAAAGAGGGGCAGACGGATCCCCTGCCTAAGCGCAGTTATTCATTAGAGTTTAAACCTTTTGGATGGGTTATAGGAACAGGAAACTATACGGACGATATCGATGCGGTAATTAATGCTAAGAAAGTAGAAATGAGAAGCCAAATCAGCAGACAAATTACAATTCTTGGGGTCATGTCCCTTTTAGTTGGAATTATATTTGTGATGGTCTCCGTCTTTGTAGGGAAGAAAATATCAAAGCCAATCAAGGAAGCTTCAAAGATTATCGAACAGATCTCCAAGGGAGATTTAACTGTTGATATGCCAAGCAAATACCAAAAATATAAAGATGAAATAGGCCTTATTTCAAGGTCTCTGCAGCAGATGATCACGACCCTTAGAAGCATGGTTCAAGATATTGTAACTGAATCCAATAAATCTATGGAGGCAGTTTTAGAAGTTGATACAAATATCGATATGCTAAAGGGACAAATAGACGAAGTGGCATCCACAACAGAAGAAATTTCAGCAGGAATGGAAGAAACAGCGGCATCTTCCGAGGAAATGAATGCAACTGCTGTTGAAATTGAAAATGCTGCAAATTCCATTGCGTTAAAGGCACAGGACGGTGCCAGAACCGTTGAAGAAATTCGAGAAAGAGCAAGCACATTAAGGGAAAAAGTTCTATCTTCTCAAGATAATGCGATGAATATCCTGGAAGAAGCAAAACTAGCCCTGGAAAAAGCAATTGAAGAATCAAAATCGGTAGAACAAATCACTGCCTTATCCAATGCGATTCTTCAAATTACTTCTCAAACCAATCTTTTGGCATTAAATGCAGCTATAGAGGCAGCCAGAGCAGGAGAAGCAGGCAGAGGCTTTGCGGTGGTTGCAGGCGAAATCGGAAAGCTGGCTGAAAGCTCTGGATCTACTGCAATGGAAATACAGGAAATCATAAAAACGGTTCAAAACTCAGTAAATAATCTGTCTTCTACTTCCAATAAATTAATGGAATTCGTTTCTTCAGATGTAAAAGAAGATTATGGATTGATGCTGGAAGCAACAGATAAATATCAAAATGATGCAGAAAATGTAAGTGATATTATTACAGATTTCAGTGCTACATCGGAGGAATTATTGGCTTCCATACAGAATATGATGAAAGCTATTGAAGAAATTGCTTCAGCGACCAATGAAGGAGCCAGTGGAATTACCAATGTGGCTGAAAATACGGCAATCATTGCAGATAAAGTTACTGGAATAGCAGAACAAACAGAAGAGGTAAAGATAGGAAAAGAAAAACTTATGAAAGCGGTAGAAAGATTCAAACTTCAATAA
- a CDS encoding rubrerythrin family protein encodes MVNNAMTADFLRSAYGGESMAHMRYLIWGEAARKEGFPKIGTLFEAIGYAEYVHANNHFNVLKEQKGDYTVPAGGVFGIGSTVENLQGGIDGELHEVEQMYPVYLQTAEFQDEKGAKRSFHYALEAEKIHAKMFKEAQESARAGKDYDFEAVYICPVCGYTVLDESPDVCPVCGAKKEVFKEFK; translated from the coding sequence ATGGTTAATAATGCAATGACTGCTGACTTTTTACGTTCTGCTTATGGTGGAGAAAGCATGGCTCATATGCGCTATCTGATTTGGGGTGAGGCAGCAAGAAAAGAGGGATTTCCCAAAATAGGAACTCTTTTTGAAGCTATAGGGTATGCGGAATATGTTCATGCCAATAATCATTTCAATGTATTAAAAGAGCAAAAAGGAGACTATACGGTTCCTGCAGGAGGAGTTTTTGGCATTGGAAGTACCGTAGAAAATCTCCAAGGCGGTATTGATGGGGAGCTCCATGAAGTAGAACAAATGTATCCGGTTTATCTGCAGACTGCAGAATTTCAAGACGAAAAAGGTGCAAAGCGTTCCTTCCACTATGCACTGGAGGCTGAAAAAATTCATGCAAAAATGTTTAAAGAAGCGCAAGAAAGCGCGAGGGCGGGGAAAGATTATGACTTTGAGGCGGTTTATATATGTCCTGTTTGCGGTTATACGGTTTTGGATGAATCGCCGGATGTATGTCCAGTCTGTGGAGCTAAGAAGGAAGTATTTAAAGAATTTAAATAG
- a CDS encoding HD-GYP domain-containing protein, with amino-acid sequence MRLVPIECLNGGEIIAKTIIDETGSRLLSRNTSFKPYYKQKLVERGIEKIYIADELSEGIESKDVISEKVRVETIDLVKDMVSLFKATQQIDVNRLEDSVIRIIEDILNNKEILYDMVDIKTKDNYTYCHCVNVSVLCVMLGRKMGANRSYLKKLALGGLLHDFGKILIPDEILNKPLKLSNTEFDLVKLHPFQGYQIFKDHPLLTPISKAMILMHHEQISGEGYPLGVPRDKIPEGAKICAICDVFDAMTSKRIHRDPYTIIDTLNEMEKMTRYHLDPDIFKIFRSIICYYPVGTTVLLTDETIAIVEKNKTESISQPTVRVIYDLKSQQELFKRLDLMLCDDVKIKRELIPEEYMNNPSILRAMKQS; translated from the coding sequence ATGCGCCTGGTCCCAATAGAATGCTTAAACGGCGGAGAAATTATAGCCAAGACGATTATTGATGAAACTGGCAGCAGATTGCTTTCTAGAAATACCAGTTTCAAGCCTTATTATAAACAAAAATTAGTTGAAAGAGGAATTGAAAAAATATATATTGCCGATGAGTTGTCCGAAGGCATTGAAAGTAAAGACGTCATTTCTGAAAAGGTTAGGGTAGAAACCATTGATTTGGTAAAAGATATGGTTTCTTTATTCAAAGCGACTCAGCAGATAGATGTCAACAGGCTGGAAGATTCCGTTATTAGGATTATAGAAGACATCTTAAACAATAAAGAAATCTTATATGATATGGTAGATATTAAAACCAAAGACAACTACACCTATTGCCATTGTGTGAATGTATCTGTTCTATGTGTAATGCTTGGAAGAAAAATGGGCGCAAATAGATCCTACTTAAAGAAGTTAGCTTTAGGGGGGCTTCTTCATGACTTTGGAAAGATATTAATTCCTGATGAAATATTAAATAAGCCCTTAAAATTATCTAATACGGAGTTTGATTTGGTAAAGCTCCATCCCTTTCAAGGCTATCAAATATTTAAAGACCATCCTTTATTAACTCCCATAAGTAAAGCCATGATTCTGATGCATCATGAGCAAATCAGCGGTGAAGGATATCCCCTTGGAGTCCCTCGGGATAAAATCCCCGAAGGGGCTAAAATTTGTGCGATCTGCGACGTATTTGATGCAATGACCAGTAAACGTATTCACAGGGATCCCTATACAATTATTGATACTTTAAATGAAATGGAGAAAATGACAAGATATCATTTAGATCCTGATATTTTTAAAATATTTAGAAGTATCATATGTTATTATCCTGTGGGTACTACTGTTTTACTAACTGACGAGACAATTGCTATTGTAGAAAAGAACAAAACCGAATCGATCAGTCAGCCTACTGTGAGAGTAATCTATGATTTAAAATCTCAGCAAGAGCTTTTTAAACGACTGGATTTGATGCTTTGTGACGATGTCAAAATAAAAAGAGAGTTAATTCCGGAAGAATATATGAATAACCCATCCATCTTAAGAGCCATGAAACAGTCATAA
- a CDS encoding glycogen/starch/alpha-glucan phosphorylase: MNLDFNKAEFKRQVLENVKTLKRKTIETATKQQIYQAVVFALRDLITDRWIATHKTYEEKDGKVVYYLSMEFLMGRALGNNLINLMAKKEVEEALAELGINYNDIEEEEPDPGLGNGGLGRLAACFLDSLATLEYPAYGCGIRYRHGIFEQKIVDGYQVEQPDNWLENGNPWEIRRSEYACEVKFGGTVRVEKKPNGEDRFIQENCQTIIAVPYDIPILGYNNYTVNTLRLWDARAIIKFDFKKFDQGDYQKAVEQQYLAETIVEVLYPNDNHIQGKELRLKQQYFFISASVQTAVKKFKAKHKDLRDLPKKVAFQLNDTHPSMAVAELMRILLDEEDLSWDEAWDITTQVCGYTNHTIMSEALEKWPVELFSRLLPRIYQIIEEINRRFCLELMIRYKDDHERIRRMAIISDGQVKMAWLAIVGSHSVNGVAALHTEILKHQELKDFYELYPYKFNNKTNGITQRRWLAKANPKLAELITQTIGDGWLTNLSELQKLIPYKEDEAFRKRFMEIKYENKVRLAEYIKKHNNIDIDPNSIYDIQIKRLHEYKRQLLNVLHIMHLYNQLKAHPDMEFYPRTFIFGAKAAPGYGRAKMIIKLINTVADVINKDESINGKIKVVFIENYNVSSAEKLFPAADISEQISTASKEASGTGNMKFMLNGAVTIGTLDGANIEIKEEVGDENIFIFGLTADQVIEYYRNGSYNPWDVYNTNQDVRLVLTQLINGFLCPQNPELFREIYDSLLNGRDEYFILKDFESYAQAHRRIVEAYQNRENWTKMQIMNTAKSGKFSSDRTIKEYAEEIWHLEPIHVSAD; the protein is encoded by the coding sequence TTGAATTTGGATTTTAATAAGGCAGAATTTAAACGACAAGTGTTAGAGAACGTTAAAACATTAAAGAGAAAGACCATTGAGACGGCAACAAAGCAACAAATTTATCAAGCAGTTGTCTTTGCACTTCGAGATCTAATTACCGATCGCTGGATTGCTACCCATAAAACCTACGAAGAAAAAGATGGTAAAGTAGTTTACTATTTATCCATGGAATTTTTAATGGGTCGTGCTCTTGGAAACAATTTAATCAATTTGATGGCAAAGAAGGAAGTTGAAGAGGCTCTGGCAGAATTGGGAATCAACTATAATGACATTGAAGAAGAAGAACCCGATCCAGGCCTTGGAAACGGGGGCTTAGGAAGACTTGCTGCTTGTTTCCTGGATTCTCTCGCTACTTTGGAATACCCTGCCTATGGCTGTGGTATTAGATATAGACATGGCATATTTGAACAAAAAATTGTTGATGGGTATCAGGTGGAACAGCCGGACAACTGGCTTGAAAACGGTAATCCATGGGAAATCAGACGCTCTGAGTATGCGTGCGAAGTAAAATTCGGAGGAACGGTCAGAGTTGAAAAGAAACCAAATGGAGAAGATAGATTCATCCAGGAAAATTGTCAAACGATTATAGCGGTTCCCTATGATATTCCGATTTTAGGATATAATAATTACACGGTAAACACTTTAAGATTATGGGATGCAAGAGCGATTATAAAATTTGATTTTAAGAAATTTGACCAAGGGGATTATCAAAAAGCAGTAGAGCAGCAATATTTGGCAGAAACCATCGTAGAAGTATTATATCCAAATGATAATCATATACAGGGTAAAGAGCTTAGATTAAAACAGCAGTACTTTTTCATCTCTGCCAGCGTGCAAACGGCAGTAAAGAAATTTAAAGCAAAACACAAAGATTTAAGAGACTTACCTAAGAAAGTGGCTTTCCAGCTTAACGACACCCATCCTTCCATGGCAGTAGCTGAACTGATGAGAATCCTTTTAGACGAAGAAGATTTATCCTGGGATGAAGCATGGGATATTACAACACAGGTTTGTGGATATACAAACCATACAATAATGTCAGAAGCCCTTGAAAAGTGGCCGGTTGAATTATTTAGCCGATTGCTTCCAAGAATTTATCAAATCATAGAAGAAATTAACCGCAGATTCTGTCTTGAGCTTATGATTCGTTACAAAGACGATCATGAAAGAATCAGACGTATGGCGATTATATCCGATGGTCAAGTTAAAATGGCATGGCTGGCTATCGTAGGAAGTCACTCAGTAAATGGAGTAGCTGCACTGCATACGGAAATTCTTAAGCATCAGGAATTAAAAGACTTCTATGAATTATATCCGTATAAGTTTAATAATAAAACCAATGGTATCACTCAAAGAAGATGGCTTGCAAAAGCGAATCCAAAGCTTGCAGAACTCATTACACAAACCATAGGCGATGGATGGCTTACAAATTTATCGGAACTTCAAAAACTTATTCCATATAAAGAAGATGAAGCGTTTAGAAAGAGATTTATGGAAATCAAGTATGAAAACAAGGTGAGATTAGCAGAATACATCAAGAAGCATAACAATATTGATATAGATCCAAATTCTATTTACGATATTCAGATCAAGAGACTTCATGAGTATAAGAGACAGCTCCTTAATGTGCTTCATATTATGCATTTGTATAATCAATTAAAAGCCCATCCTGATATGGAATTCTATCCTCGTACCTTCATCTTTGGGGCAAAGGCTGCACCGGGATATGGAAGAGCAAAAATGATTATTAAACTGATCAATACAGTTGCGGATGTCATTAATAAAGATGAGAGCATTAATGGCAAAATAAAAGTTGTATTTATAGAAAACTACAATGTATCCAGTGCTGAAAAGCTCTTCCCAGCTGCGGACATCAGCGAACAGATCTCAACAGCTAGTAAAGAAGCATCGGGAACAGGCAATATGAAGTTTATGCTAAACGGAGCAGTTACCATAGGTACCCTGGATGGCGCCAATATAGAAATCAAAGAAGAAGTTGGAGATGAAAATATCTTTATCTTTGGTTTGACGGCGGATCAAGTAATTGAGTATTACAGAAATGGAAGCTATAATCCTTGGGATGTTTATAATACAAACCAGGATGTTAGATTAGTTTTAACACAACTTATTAATGGATTTTTGTGTCCGCAAAATCCAGAATTGTTTAGAGAAATCTATGATAGTTTATTAAATGGAAGAGACGAATATTTTATATTAAAAGATTTTGAAAGTTACGCACAGGCTCACAGAAGAATCGTTGAAGCTTATCAGAACAGAGAAAACTGGACGAAAATGCAAATCATGAATACAGCTAAAAGCGGAAAGTTTTCCAGCGACAGAACAATAAAAGAATATGCAGAAGAAATTTGGCACTTAGAGCCTATTCATGTCTCAGCAGATTAG
- a CDS encoding M18 family aminopeptidase, giving the protein MRDHTFAKELISFIDSSPSPFHVVHNLKNTLKDNGFIDLDPKSRWELKKNGRYFTVVNDSALIAFVIGEENVEEQGFKMIAAHTDSPGFKIKPFPDMRVKDYIKLNTESYGGPILYTWLDRPLSIAGRVLLRSQNPLNPTKKLIDFKEPIVIIPSLSIHMNRTVNEGVKFNKQKDTLPLLGRLSEEFGEKNRIFRLIAQNIDVKIEEILDFDLFLYTVEKGLITGMNKEFISSPKLDDLAMVHAGLEALIHAKPSSGINVLVCYDNEEIGSATKQGADSPMLSHVLERILLSLGKGREDYFRALSNSYMISADMAHALHPNYEEKQDPTHHPLINGGPVIKINADQKYATDADTSAVYQEICRKAGVPVQKFVNRSDELGGSTIGPISATQLGIRCIDVGNPMLSMHSVRELGGTLDHEYIIKSFEAFYCL; this is encoded by the coding sequence ATGCGAGATCATACATTTGCGAAAGAACTTATTTCATTTATAGACAGCAGCCCATCGCCTTTTCATGTTGTTCACAATTTAAAGAATACATTAAAAGATAACGGATTTATTGATTTGGACCCTAAAAGTCGTTGGGAGCTTAAAAAAAACGGGAGATACTTTACAGTAGTGAATGATTCTGCCCTCATAGCTTTTGTTATAGGGGAAGAAAATGTAGAAGAACAAGGCTTTAAGATGATTGCAGCCCATACGGACAGTCCTGGATTTAAAATAAAGCCTTTTCCGGATATGAGGGTTAAAGACTATATTAAATTAAATACGGAAAGTTATGGAGGACCTATATTGTACACATGGCTTGATAGACCTCTGTCCATTGCCGGAAGAGTACTCTTAAGAAGCCAAAATCCGTTGAATCCTACAAAAAAACTTATTGATTTTAAGGAGCCTATTGTAATAATTCCCAGTCTTTCAATTCATATGAATCGAACGGTGAATGAGGGCGTAAAATTTAATAAGCAAAAGGATACCCTACCCCTCCTAGGAAGACTAAGTGAAGAATTTGGCGAAAAAAATAGAATTTTTAGATTGATTGCTCAAAACATAGATGTTAAAATAGAAGAAATTCTAGATTTTGATTTATTCTTGTATACTGTCGAAAAAGGTCTAATCACAGGTATGAATAAGGAGTTCATATCCTCCCCTAAACTAGATGACTTGGCCATGGTCCATGCTGGTTTAGAAGCTCTTATTCATGCTAAGCCCTCATCGGGTATTAACGTTTTAGTCTGTTATGACAACGAGGAAATTGGAAGTGCCACCAAACAAGGGGCAGATTCTCCTATGCTTTCTCACGTCTTAGAAAGGATTCTGCTTTCTTTAGGTAAGGGACGAGAAGATTATTTTAGAGCTTTATCCAATTCTTATATGATTTCTGCTGATATGGCCCATGCTCTTCACCCAAATTATGAAGAAAAACAAGACCCAACCCATCATCCTCTCATCAATGGAGGACCTGTCATAAAAATAAATGCTGACCAAAAATATGCTACTGATGCAGATACCAGCGCAGTATATCAAGAAATATGTCGAAAAGCGGGGGTGCCTGTTCAAAAATTTGTCAATCGCTCAGATGAATTAGGGGGCAGTACCATAGGCCCTATTAGTGCCACACAATTGGGAATACGCTGCATAGATGTCGGCAATCCTATGCTTTCCATGCATTCTGTCAGGGAATTAGGCGGCACATTAGATCACGAATACATTATCAAGTCTTTTGAAGCGTTTTATTGTTTATAA